Within the Vibrio sp. DW001 genome, the region GGAAAATGCTCATGAAGCACCTGAGCCAGTAGCTCAAGCAATGAAAATAGTACGGGATAATCCGAAAGAAAAAATAACCGATTTTCAACTCCGTCAACTGAAAATAAGCCCCGAATTAGTACGTCGATGGTTTAAAAAGCACTACGGTATGACATTTCAAGCATATCAAAGAATGTACCGTATAAATAATGCGTATAAAGAGGTAAAAAGTGGAAGAAAAACTATTGATGCTGCATTTGACTCTGGATATGAATCACTTAGCGGTTTTGGGTATACGTTTAAGAAAATTGTTGGTTATTCCCCAGCCCATACGGTAAATAATAACGTAATTTTGATTAGTCGTGTTACTACACCTCTTGGCCCAATGTTCGTTTGTGCATCTGATGATGGGGTTTGTTTACTAGAGTTTGTAGATCGAAGAATGCTTGAAACTGAGTTTAAAGATTTACAAAAATCACTAAAGGCTAAAATCATTGCTGGTGAGAATCGACATATAAAACAAGTAAAAAAAGAACTAAACGAATACTTTCTCGGTCAACGGAAAAAGTTTGAAGTTGAATTGCTTACTCCCGGTACAGAATTTCAAAACTTAGTATGGCAATGCTTAAGTGAAATTCCTTTTGGGAAAACTTTCACTTATCAAGAACAAGCAGAAAAAATATATAAACCTAAAGCTATCAGAGCTGTAGCTTCGGCAAATGGCTATAATCGTATTGCTATTATAATACCTTGTCATAGGGTTATTGGGAAAGATGGCAAACTAACTGGATATGGTGGTGGGCTAGAGAGAAAACGTTGGCTTATTGAACACGAAAAAGAATACAGTAAGGGCTAGTACTTTATGACCCATTGTATTAATTATCACTTCATGACAATGAGCTATAACGTTAATTAAAGTAAAATAAAGTCATTACAACGTGTCAAACTATGTTCTCTCTTATATGGAAGGTTTAGCCGTTCATTCACCTCATTCACCCTTGTCTTGATTTGTGTGTTCATTGCCGTTTTAGTGAGCAGTGTTTATCTTAAATATTAAAAAAGTCCGCAGCTTCTTTTTTAGCTGCTTGTTCGATTAGGCTTTAAGGTTGTTAGTACCTTTAGATTTACCATGGTTAATGTGGTATTGAGGACAGTCTCGATGACCGCAGGATTATGGCAGTCAGTCATTATGTGGTTAAGTAGGGATTTTCAAATGAGAAAATATCTGGTCTGGTTAAGATGCCATAAAGAATATATTACTGGTACATCTTTTGGGATTATCGTAACACTTATACTCATTGCTACACCGCTGCTATTTAGCCCCGCAAAGCCGTCAAAAAAAATAACAGTTACAATAGTGAGCAAAGGAATAGCCAGTGCTGGCCATCGAGGCGACATGGTTGTTTTCCTTGTAGAATTACCTAATCGTTCAAAAGTTAAAATGAAAAGTGTTGCGGATAGTGGTATTGCAATCAACGAAGAAGTTTGTGTGTTGCAAAATACGTCATCTTTCGGTCTCCATACACATGTTCTTTTAAAGAAAGGCACTTGTGATTAGTGCTATGGGCAAATACGACGTAGTTTGTCTGCAAGATGAAGATGGACTTATCGCAAAATTCATAACGCAGAACTGTCCAAAGATGATTCAGTAATTGTTAAGTGCCTTGATATACCCTCATTATGTTGCTTATTGATAGATGCTTTGACACTTATCTCCCAAGTTGCACAAAACATACGAGATGGTTCTATGCTCTATTAACTACAGTTTACTGATTATCAAATTTTATTGCCTTCCGGCAGTTACAACTTACTGAGCTCAGATTAGCTTGGTTCAATAGAATATCTACGATCGATCTAAAACGGTTTGATACTGTTCCAAATATTGCGGGATAACCGCCAGCAGAGAGAAACGACTTTCAATCGTCTGGCGGGCTTTTGTTCGCATGGTATTTTGCGTGGATTCTGACGCGAATAACCAGTCGTTTAGACAGTGGCTCAGTTCTGTCATATCGTTACCAATCCATCCATTTTCATTGCTAATGATAAGTGACTCCAAAGCACCAACGTTGGTTGAAATAACGGGAATACCTCTGCTCATTGCTTCTAAAGCGGCCATCGGCAACCCTTCAAATCTCGATGTGATAATAAGTACATCTATATCGCTCCAAACGGAATTCATATCATCGATGTGGCCGTGAAGCCGAATATTTCCCCCCGCCATTTTATTCAGTTGCGACGTCATTGGCCCTGAGCCGTAGAGATGAAAATCATGCTGCGGAAAGTTTTTGGCGAGTTCAATGTAACGATCCGGTGCTTTTTCATGGCTCAATCGTCCAACAAAGGCGATATTTTTGCCAAAGCGTGTGGGATAAGATTGCAATGCGACAAAGTTATTTAGGACATGCGTTTTAGAAGGTATTTTGTTGGCAATATCTTTGCTGACGGCAAAGTTCAGATCAGAGAGAGAAGCGGTAAAACGGTCAATCATGTCATAGAGTTTCACTTTTCCTACTGGGGTTTCACCTGCATGATAGGTCGAAACTTGAACCGTGCTCTTCGGAGGTTCGTTCCATTTACAGTGTAAACATGCGAACCGACTAACAACACTGGCTTTATACCCATGAGCGTGGATAAGCGCAGGCCGGTGTAATTTTAGGGCGCAACGCAAGTGCGTAAATACATTGGTATTACCTTTACAATTAGACAATTCTGACAAGAAATTATACGGTATTTTCGCCAATTCTAGTTTACTTAAAATCGGTTGTGAGTCTGAATATTCGGTTAAAAGTACCACTCTAACCTTTTGTTTAAATTGTATAAGGCCGGAAGCCAATTCTAAAATATGGCTCTCAATACCACCCAAAATTTGGCTGTCCACTGCTAACCAAATATCCTCCCTTAACAAGGTGTTAGTGTTAGGTTTCGCTATATTCATCCTCTGTTTCCCAAGCCAGTTTCTTACGGTAAACCGTCGATGGGCTCAGCTCCAGTAGTACCGCGGCAGTCAGAACATTTCCATCACAAAAATCGATAGCGTTTTGTATCGTTTCTCTTTCAACTTGCCACATAGGCCGAATTATCGTTGACGCTTGTTTGTTTGCTTCGAACGGTTCACCTGATGGCGGTGACTCAATGACGTTAGATTCCTCGTATTGTCGTTTTTCTAGTTGTTCGACGATCTCTGGTTGTCGTGGTTTTTTACTCTCGACATTACTGCTTATATCAACATGACTTATTTGGGAGGGGAGATGCTCCATTGCAACGAGTTTGTCATCATTAAGAACCACAATGTTTCTGATGATATTCTGAAGTTGACGAACATTTCCGGGCCAACGATAGCGCTTCATAAGTTGTTGAACTGGTTTGTCTAGGCCTGTGAATTTCTTCCCGTCTTGTTTGGCATAAATCTTAAGGAAGTGGTTTGCCAACGTAATGATGTCTTTGCCACGTTCTCGAAGTGGTGGCATCTCTATAGGGATTACATGGACGCGGTAATAGAGATCTTCTCGAAACCTTCCCTCTTCGACCTCTTTTAGTGGGTCTCGATTAGTCGCACAGATGATCCTAACATCCACCTTTCTTTCTCTGCTTTCACCAAGGGGAGTGAACGTACCTGTTTGAAGAAACCGTAGCAGTTTCTTCTGCATTTCCAATTCCATTTCACAAAGCTCATCGAGAAAAAGTGTACCACCGTGAGCTTGCACTGCCGCCCCTTTTCGATCCGCTGTAGCACCGGTAAACGCCCCTTTGATATGACCAAATATCTCGCTTTCCATTAAGTCTCTAGGGATAGCGCCACAGTTTATCGCAACAAATGGTTTGTTTTTTCTATCACTCTGGTGATGAATAGCTTCCGCACACACTTCTTTTCCTGTGCCGCTCTCTCCATTGATGAATACGCTGGCATTGGTTGGGGCAACAGAATCAATGATTTTATTACACCCCTTGCATCTGCACGCTTGAGCCAATAAATCCATGAAACTTAGAACGGTCTAGGCTGTTCTCTAAATCCTCGACAAGATGCTCTAGTTTGGCATTTTCTAAATGGATACGAATAGAGGTTTTGAGCCGCTCTGCTTGAATCGGTTTTTCTAGAAAATCCTTGGCCCCTCGTTGAATTAGGCTTATAGCAACATCCACGGAACCATGAGCTGTTGCAATGATAACGGAAGAAGGGATTTCGTTTTCTTGAATCCAGTCTAGTATTTCCTGACCGCTAATATCAGGAAGTTGTAAATCGAGAATGACCAATTGGGGAGCATAGTTCTTTATAAATGCTTTTGCCTCCTTCCCGGTTTCTACATGTAGCAGGTCATAGGGTTCATCTTTGACGTACTGTTTGTATAAAATAGCGAGAGAGGTTGAGTCTTCGACAAGTAATACTTTTGGTCGCATACCTATACCTTTGTTTTTTCATATGGAACATCATTCCTACAGAATAGACTATAACGACGTTAATTCTGTTTTATCTTATTAAAATCCTTGTTCTTTTCTTCTTTGCAACGCATCTAAAGAGTCTTGTGCAATCGAGTCTAAGTTTTCTGTGATCGCTTTTACCTTTGTGAGTTCATTATTGATACAGAGGGATTCTATTTTTTCAGCTAATTCGGCTAAGCTCGTATTGCCCAATGCGAGTGAGGAGCTTGTTAACGTGTGTGCCTCAAACTTGAGTGCGGCATAATCGGACTTTTCTAATGCGATAAGCATTTTGCGGACATTTATTTGCGCTTCGTCTATATAGTGGTCAATCAACATTGGCATCACTTCGGCACTCGTATCTTTAATCATCTGTCGCAGCGTTGACTCATTAATAAGTGGTTTTGAATGTGCGGTGTTACTTGCCGTTTTTGGTATTATCTTGATAGTTGGCGGTTTAATTTGAATGTCTGTTTCACTTTCCTGTGCGACATATTTGTTTAATGTATTGATTAAATTTGAAAGATTGACGGGTTTCGATAAGTAATCCGTCATGCCTGCGCGAATAAATTTTTCCTTATCGCCAGATAATGCATGCGCTGTAAAGGCGATAATCGGTAATGTAGCTCTGGTTTTACTGTCGACGTCGCGGATCCTTTTGCATGCTTCTAATCCATCCATTTCGGGCATTGAGATATCCATAAAAATAATGTCGTATATGTTGCTTTGAGCCATTTGAACCGCTTCAATACCGTTGTTGGCTATATCAACATTTAATCCAATGTGTTTAAAAAGGCTCTGGATGACGAGCTGATTCGCCTTATTATCTTCTGCAACTAGAATGCGACTGTGCAAGCACTTTGGATGTAGATTGTTTGGCAATGCTTTGGATTGTTGGAAGTCGTCACGCGTTGCAATTTCCATAGGAAGGTGAACCGTAAAACAACTCCCTACGCCTTCCGTGCTTTCTACTGTTATCTCGCCATCCATTAGGTTGACTAATTTCTTGCAGATGGCAAGACCTAACCCAGACCCTTCATAATCACGAGAGAAGGTTTGATCTACCATGGTAAATTCATCAAATAGATAAGGCAGTGATTTTTCAGAAATGCCGATGCCGGTATCTTTTATTTTGCAGGCGATTTTGGCATGGCTTTCAGATGTTTTTGTCGTGAAAAGTTCAATATCAATCCCCCCTGCTTCGGTGAATTTTAATGCGTTACCGATAAGATTAAGTAACACTTGTTTATATCTATATTCATCTCCGACAAGGTATTCAAGGAGATGGTTGGGTTTAAAACTTAAGTTTAGGCCTTTATCAAGCGCTAGTGTTTTAATGTTGTCAATGACCGACTGAGTCGCATCTGAAGGGTTGAATATTCTCCTATCGATGCTCATGTTATTCGATTCCATTCTGGAGAAGTCGAGAATATTGTTGATTAAGGATAGGAGAAATAGTCCGGAGTCGGTGGCGACATTAACCAATTTTTGCTGTTCGTCATTTAACGGAGTCTGCTTGAGAGAATTAAGCAACCCTATAACGCCATTCATTGGTGTTCTGATTTCATGTGACATCGAGGCGAGGAAAAGGCTTTTGCTTTCATTTGCCTTTTCTGCCTGTTTTCGGGCTGCCTGAAGGTCTGTGTAACTATCTTCAAGGTTCTTAGACATGATATCGAAGGCGTTTGCAACCTCACCTAGTTCGTCATTCTGTTGTAGATTCAGCTGATAACCAGGCCCTTTCTTACTTACCGTGTGTGCTGCTTTTCTTAATTTGACTAAGTTTCTGGTCAGGTAGGTACCAAGTACAAAGGAAAACAGTGCGACTAGCAGAACCTCTAAAGAGGCGATGCCTATTATGGCCTTGCGAGCATCATCCAACATCTTGCTAATAGCGGTGGTTGCAAAACCTATTTCAATAGAACCATATACGGTACCATCGCTTTCAATGTCGATTTTGGTATCAAATACACCATCGTCGACGGACCGTAAGTCTTCATCAATTTTCACACCATTTTCAAGCAACTCAATATTGCCACCAGATGAGAGTGTTTGCCCATAACTCTTTACTTGAACATAGACCACATCTTCGAGCACCATAATGTCATTTACAAGGTCATCGAGTGTCGCGAGATTGGTGGTTAATACCGCATCTTTGATGGCGTGTGCAAACATAGTTGTTGTCGCATGGGCTCGTTGTATCAATTGTTTCTCATTCGAATCACCCAAAAAAGACATAGCACTGAAGACAAGAATGACTAAGAGAAAAGTCTCAATAGCCGCAATACCAATGATAGTCTTGTTGCGAAGGTTCATCTTATTGTCCTACTATTTCGTTTGAATGAGGTCAATATCCAGGGCTCGCACGTCGTCCCAGTCGCTATTTTTCGCGGGCATAAATGCGTTTATTTTCAATGGTTCTAATACTTTTTGGCCCTCTGGAGTACTCGCAAGTTTAGAAAAGAAGTGTTGAACTTGCTCTAATAATTTTGAGTCTATAGAAGGGAGTGCGGCAATGGCATGGGGTGTGTAACCTTTGGTTGTCCAGATAGGATTAAGTTGTTCTTTTATTTCTGGGGGCATCGCATTGAATGTTCTCATTACTCCTCCACCTGCAGGAAAGAATCCTCTCGCTATCGCTAAATAGACTGAATCATGGGATGAAACATACTTAGGCGTGTAGTTAACGTTGGCGGCGTTTAGATACGCTTGAGGAAGTATACTGGCCGCAAATGAAGCCGGTGCAGGGAACGCCATTTCGGAGTTATTGAGTTGCTCTATCTGCGTTATGTTGCTGTCTTTCTTTACGACAATGATGCCTTTTATCTTTTTGTTCTTGGCTTTCGCTACAGCTTGGTATCCCGGTGATTGGTTAAATACAACAAAATGATAAGGGTTCATGTAAGCAAAGCTATACTCCCCCTTAGCGAGGTTTTTTTCGAAGGTAGGAATATCACTCGTCGTCTTGAATACAAATTCATGCCCAGTCTCTTCTGAAAGTGCCTTTAATATGGGCGCCCACTGTTTTGCAAGTCGGCTTGCAGACTGCTGAGGCACAATACCAAACGTATAATGGTGTGCCCAAATAGGCGTAGAAATGAGCATTATCAAGGATATTAGGATTGTTCTAATTATTATCATTATTTGTTCCTATCAATAATCTTTATCTTTTCAAATGGTTGTAGTACTAGCTTAGGTAATAATCCACTATTTACTATACCGTGATGGAGAGAAATTGATTCTTTTTTAATTTATTTATAATGGCTGATCGCCATTTATGAGGAAGAAAGACCAGTCTGTTTACCTCTCTGCTGAGTTCGAATAATAAACTAGGCTGTTCCTTGGTGTTTAAAACGGTGCCTAGTAGCTGTATCTGAGATGAATTAAGTAGCTTCATCGCTTGTGTGATGTCATGTTTGTTTGTCACTCCAGCCAGTACCGTTAAAATGGTTTGGTCACAGGCTGTCGCAACAATTTGAGAAGGAATGTTGCTCTTATTGATATTGAGTATTGGAGACGTATCTATCACGATGCGATCGAATTGTGTGCTCCATTCTTCTATGTTCTTTTTGAGATGCCCAGGACGTTTATACGCGAGTTGAGCAGGAGAATTGATAGGAGAAGACACGCCAGTAAAACACTGGGCCGAGCTGGCGTGTTCTAGCCAAAATTCGTTGGGTTCTAATGAGGGTAATTCCAGCACATTAAAACTGGGTTTGTGGATGTTTAGATCAACGATCAACGTGCGGTAACCTGCCAGCAGATACCGCTCAGTTAAGGCGATAGCTAGTGACGTGACGCCTTCACCTGATTGGCATGAAGTGATACATAGTGAACGACAGTCAGCGAATTCAGCTTCGATAAAAATCTGTTCTATTTCGGCGTGCATTGCGGGAATGGTCATTAGATCGCTCCTATTAAAACAATGGTGGTCGCGATTTGAAGAACGTCTTTAAGGCCAAGGCGTATTTTCTCCGTTAAGCTTTCTCTTCTGTCAGGGATATAAATGGTGTCCCCAGCTCGAATGACAGGCAGGTTTCGAAAACTGGCTGATTTGCTAAACTCAATGAGGTCAAAGGTTCTCGCTTGGCTTTGACTAGTGGAAATATTGACGACGCTGATTTTTTCTAGGTATGCGTCTTCGCTTGGTCCCCCAGCTTCTGCAAGGATATCGAGGATCGTCATAGAATCGTTGAAAACGTATCGTCCAGGATCATTTACAGCCCCTAGTACTCTTACTGTGCTCTCTTTAGAGCGATCTAACCAATTGCGGTTTTTCTCTGGCATATAAATTGTGTCGCCCGGTTTTACCTTTGGTAGTAGGGACTCATCGCCCGTCTCAAAGTATAAGGCTAGGTTCAATTTGCTCACTTTAGAATAACTCTTGTCCCTGTGGGTGACTCGAATGTTGTGTATATCGGCGTCCTTCGTTGGGCCATCGGCAGCAGATAATATATCCAAAAAATGCATTTCGTTAGTGAATCGATAACGACCCGGTGCGTTTATTTGTCCAAATATGTAAATAGAAGCATCAGAACTTTGCCTCACCCACTGGGATTTGTTGTCTGATGGATCTTGCGGTAGGTCGTGCACGCGAACAATAGAGCCAGCTGAGATGATGGGTTGATCTGAACGTCTCGCGCCTTTTTTGATGAAATCATCCAAATTGAAGGTCTGTAGTTCTTTTTCTCCGGTTGATCTATTGGTTGATACGACTTCTATTTTTGTCGTGTCGGCTCTACGTGTTGGCCCACCAACATGAGCGAGTAGGTCCATAAAGTCCATCTCATCTGACCATTCAATCCTACCGGGTCTAACCACTTCCCCAATCACGTTAACGGCTCGGTTAGGTGACACTTTCAACCAAGACTTTTCATTCATGTCAGTTTTTTCAGGTACAAAAATAGCGTCACCGGGCATGATAGATGGCGGTCGGTTAGTTCCTAGGCCTTCTGTGTAGGCGGTTAAGTCAAATTTAATGACTTGACCACCACTTTTAATGATGCGTATCTGTCTTGATTCTGCAAACCTTGTTGGGCCACCAGCATTGGCAAGAATGTCCATAAAGCTTGCACCTGGTTTTCCTTCAAATGCACCGGGTGCGGCAACTTCACCCATTACGTAAACGGTGTTAGCTCCCGATTTTATCTCCTCTTCTTGTTTAGGAACAAAAATGGTGGATCCTGGTAATAAGATAGGAAGGAGTTTGCTATCGCCAGAATCTAGATACCGTTTGAGATTAAAAAGGATAGGGTTGTTATCAGTAATTACACGAATCTGTTCAACGCTAGCGTAGCGAGTGACACCACCGGAACGCATTAATATATCGACTAGGTTTGCCTCGGCACTATAAGAGAAAGACCCTGGTGAATTGACCTCCCCAAAAACCTTAATGGCAGATTTAGGGTCTGAACTGTCCCCTGAATTTGCCTGAGAAAGTGGGTTGAATTCTTGTTCTATATTGCCAACAAGCGGTGATGCTGGGACAAATATTGTATCGAGCGAACGAAGTTTAGGTAGAACGTTATTGTCGCCGGTATCAAGAAATTTCTTGTAGTTGAAGACGCTGTTTTCGGTTCCTCTTTTTAACAGTATTTTATCTAACTGAGCACCCGAACGAAGACCACCAGCGGAAGTGATCGCTGCCTGAACGCCTGCATTGCTAGGGATAGTAAATTGACCGGGTGATTTCACATACCCCTGTACCATGACGATTAGCTGTTTCTTCGCGACATATACTTCGGCGTTACGCAGGTCTCTAAAAGCGACAGAAAGATGTTCGAGTACGATGTTTTTGAGCTGTACTTCATCGTATCCGG harbors:
- a CDS encoding chromosome partitioning protein ParA, which gives rise to MTIPAMHAEIEQIFIEAEFADCRSLCITSCQSGEGVTSLAIALTERYLLAGYRTLIVDLNIHKPSFNVLELPSLEPNEFWLEHASSAQCFTGVSSPINSPAQLAYKRPGHLKKNIEEWSTQFDRIVIDTSPILNINKSNIPSQIVATACDQTILTVLAGVTNKHDITQAMKLLNSSQIQLLGTVLNTKEQPSLLFELSREVNRLVFLPHKWRSAIINKLKKNQFLSITV
- a CDS encoding phosphate/phosphite/phosphonate ABC transporter substrate-binding protein produces the protein MIIIRTILISLIMLISTPIWAHHYTFGIVPQQSASRLAKQWAPILKALSEETGHEFVFKTTSDIPTFEKNLAKGEYSFAYMNPYHFVVFNQSPGYQAVAKAKNKKIKGIIVVKKDSNITQIEQLNNSEMAFPAPASFAASILPQAYLNAANVNYTPKYVSSHDSVYLAIARGFFPAGGGVMRTFNAMPPEIKEQLNPIWTTKGYTPHAIAALPSIDSKLLEQVQHFFSKLASTPEGQKVLEPLKINAFMPAKNSDWDDVRALDIDLIQTK
- a CDS encoding ATP-binding protein, which produces MNLRNKTIIGIAAIETFLLVILVFSAMSFLGDSNEKQLIQRAHATTTMFAHAIKDAVLTTNLATLDDLVNDIMVLEDVVYVQVKSYGQTLSSGGNIELLENGVKIDEDLRSVDDGVFDTKIDIESDGTVYGSIEIGFATTAISKMLDDARKAIIGIASLEVLLVALFSFVLGTYLTRNLVKLRKAAHTVSKKGPGYQLNLQQNDELGEVANAFDIMSKNLEDSYTDLQAARKQAEKANESKSLFLASMSHEIRTPMNGVIGLLNSLKQTPLNDEQQKLVNVATDSGLFLLSLINNILDFSRMESNNMSIDRRIFNPSDATQSVIDNIKTLALDKGLNLSFKPNHLLEYLVGDEYRYKQVLLNLIGNALKFTEAGGIDIELFTTKTSESHAKIACKIKDTGIGISEKSLPYLFDEFTMVDQTFSRDYEGSGLGLAICKKLVNLMDGEITVESTEGVGSCFTVHLPMEIATRDDFQQSKALPNNLHPKCLHSRILVAEDNKANQLVIQSLFKHIGLNVDIANNGIEAVQMAQSNIYDIIFMDISMPEMDGLEACKRIRDVDSKTRATLPIIAFTAHALSGDKEKFIRAGMTDYLSKPVNLSNLINTLNKYVAQESETDIQIKPPTIKIIPKTASNTAHSKPLINESTLRQMIKDTSAEVMPMLIDHYIDEAQINVRKMLIALEKSDYAALKFEAHTLTSSSLALGNTSLAELAEKIESLCINNELTKVKAITENLDSIAQDSLDALQRRKEQGF
- a CDS encoding methylated-DNA--[protein]-cysteine S-methyltransferase — protein: MQITDKEKIGTFYQALLERNSSYVGIFYVGVKTTSVFCIATCRARKPKFENVVFYSTFKDALNSGFRPCKICKPTENAHEAPEPVAQAMKIVRDNPKEKITDFQLRQLKISPELVRRWFKKHYGMTFQAYQRMYRINNAYKEVKSGRKTIDAAFDSGYESLSGFGYTFKKIVGYSPAHTVNNNVILISRVTTPLGPMFVCASDDGVCLLEFVDRRMLETEFKDLQKSLKAKIIAGENRHIKQVKKELNEYFLGQRKKFEVELLTPGTEFQNLVWQCLSEIPFGKTFTYQEQAEKIYKPKAIRAVASANGYNRIAIIIPCHRVIGKDGKLTGYGGGLERKRWLIEHEKEYSKG
- a CDS encoding glycosyltransferase family 4 protein; the encoded protein is MNIAKPNTNTLLREDIWLAVDSQILGGIESHILELASGLIQFKQKVRVVLLTEYSDSQPILSKLELAKIPYNFLSELSNCKGNTNVFTHLRCALKLHRPALIHAHGYKASVVSRFACLHCKWNEPPKSTVQVSTYHAGETPVGKVKLYDMIDRFTASLSDLNFAVSKDIANKIPSKTHVLNNFVALQSYPTRFGKNIAFVGRLSHEKAPDRYIELAKNFPQHDFHLYGSGPMTSQLNKMAGGNIRLHGHIDDMNSVWSDIDVLIITSRFEGLPMAALEAMSRGIPVISTNVGALESLIISNENGWIGNDMTELSHCLNDWLFASESTQNTMRTKARQTIESRFSLLAVIPQYLEQYQTVLDRS
- a CDS encoding SLBB domain-containing protein translates to MKPTNLFLVTLTCLFVLLFTSTSQANSNETVNIGDNIQVNLPGESSLNKGFQVDQKGQITLPEIGAVFVAGYDEVQLKNIVLEHLSVAFRDLRNAEVYVAKKQLIVMVQGYVKSPGQFTIPSNAGVQAAITSAGGLRSGAQLDKILLKRGTENSVFNYKKFLDTGDNNVLPKLRSLDTIFVPASPLVGNIEQEFNPLSQANSGDSSDPKSAIKVFGEVNSPGSFSYSAEANLVDILMRSGGVTRYASVEQIRVITDNNPILFNLKRYLDSGDSKLLPILLPGSTIFVPKQEEEIKSGANTVYVMGEVAAPGAFEGKPGASFMDILANAGGPTRFAESRQIRIIKSGGQVIKFDLTAYTEGLGTNRPPSIMPGDAIFVPEKTDMNEKSWLKVSPNRAVNVIGEVVRPGRIEWSDEMDFMDLLAHVGGPTRRADTTKIEVVSTNRSTGEKELQTFNLDDFIKKGARRSDQPIISAGSIVRVHDLPQDPSDNKSQWVRQSSDASIYIFGQINAPGRYRFTNEMHFLDILSAADGPTKDADIHNIRVTHRDKSYSKVSKLNLALYFETGDESLLPKVKPGDTIYMPEKNRNWLDRSKESTVRVLGAVNDPGRYVFNDSMTILDILAEAGGPSEDAYLEKISVVNISTSQSQARTFDLIEFSKSASFRNLPVIRAGDTIYIPDRRESLTEKIRLGLKDVLQIATTIVLIGAI